The DNA region ACCAAACATAATATGAGGCATAATATCAACTTGTTTTTTTATTGCTTCATTTAATACAGGATGATTATATCCGTGAATAGCACTCCACCATGAACTCATTCCATCAATTAACTCTGTATCATCCTCTAAAAAAATTGATGTTTTATCAGTTCTTTTTACAGGTAAATTTTTAGTAGTTGATGGTAATGAATTATAAGGGTGCCAAATATGCTGTTTATCTATATCTAACCAATTCAAAAATAATCCTTTAAGCTTTTTTATGGATTTTATCGTAAATTTAGTTTGTAACAACTTTTTGAATTAATGCAAATAAAAGTATAATAGCATTTTATTATAAAAATAAAATAGTAAAAAAGAATCTTAGGAGATTAAAATGAATTTTCACGATCTAGAATTAAAACATATTGCAACAGTAAATAATAAAAGATATTTTATATCTACAATTAAAATGCATGTAAGACATGCATGGCTTAATCAACACGAAAATGTATATGTATATGAAACTATGGTTTTTAAAAAAGAAGACAATAAAATACTTTATCATGAACCAGTTTATACAAAAAGATATATTGCATATGATGAAGCAATTGAAGGACACCAATATACTATTGAAAACATCGAAAAAATTATTCAAAAAGCACAGAGTTAATCAGTAATTAATACTTTTATAAAATATATTAAATATCCAAAAGTGCTAGTAAAATATTACTAGCACTTTTTTTATTAAAGTAATATAGCAGCTAAAATATAAACAATTAAAATCGTTACTAGACCTTGAATTAATGTAGCCATAGTAAATGATTTATATGCTGTTGCAACATCCATTTGACTGAACCTTGAAACAACCCAAAAGAAACTATCATTTGCATGACTGACAGTCATTGCTCCTGCACCAATTGCCATCACAGTTAAAACTTTTCCCATCTCACTATCTAAACCTAAACTTGCAAGCAATGGTAAAATTGTACTTGATGTAACAACCAATGCAGTTGTTGATGAACCTTGTGCTGATTTTAAAGCAGCTGAAATAATAAAAGGTACAAAAATACCAAGACTTAATGTTTTTAAACTATCTCCTAAATATGCACCTATTCCACTCTCTTTTAAAACTAGACCTAAAGCACCACCTGCACCTGTAATAATTAATATTTCACCTGCATTTTTAATACCTTCACCAATCCAACCTGATAATCTTTCTTCATCAAATTTTGGTAAGAGTGTCATTGCAAATAAAAGTCCAATAAATAATGCATTTGAAGGATTACCTAAAAAAACAAAAAGTTTATATAAAATATTATCATTCATATTGGTAAATAGAAGTTTTACAATACTTGCTGTTGCTATAAGTAGTATTGGAATAAAAATAGGAGCAAAAGCTTTAAATGCACTTGGTAATTCTCCATATTTTTCAATAACTTCACTATCCTTTTCTAAATCTACAAGTGAATCTTCACCATTTGTATAGATTTTACCTGAATAAATAGCCCAAAAATATCCAGCTAACATTGTAATAATAGATATTAAAATACCAAAAATTATAACAAGACCTAGATTATCTACCATTAAATTTCCAGCAGCAGCGATAGGTCCAGGAGTAGGAGGAACTAAAGTATGAGTAGCAAAAAGACCAGTTGCTAAAGCCACACTCATTGCAACACCTGAAACTTTTAATTGTCTAACGAGTGAACGTTTTAATGCATTTAAAATTACAAATCCACTATCACAAAAAACAGGAATAGATACAATATATCCTATAATTGACATTGCAAGAACTGGTCGTTTTTTCCCTACAATTTTAAGTATAACATCAGCCATTTTAATCGCTGCTCCACTTTTTTCAAGTATTACACCAATTATAGTACCTAATACAATTACTATACCTATATATGCAAGTATATTACCAAAACCTTTTGTAATAGTAGTTGCTATTTGAGTATAACCCATGCCAACACTTACTGCAATTCCATAAGCTGCAATAAGTAATGCGATAAATGGATGCAATTTTAATTTACTAGTAGCAAAAACTATAAAAGCAATTGCAATTAATAAAATATATACTAACATTAAATCTCCTTGTATAAAATGAGAAAGATAATAAGTATTTTATAAAAACTTAATACCAAAAACACTAATTATTAATATATCGTATTTTTTTTTAAATTTACTGTTTTAATTTTTTAATTTCATATAAATTTATTATTTATATTTATAAAAATTTATTTTAATTATAAATATTGACAACGACTTTTATCTTAGCTAATATTAAAACAACGTAAAGGGAGTTACCATGAATGTTTATGAATATGCAATGAAAGTAGAAAAAGATGGTGAAGCTTATTATAACTATTTAGCTTCAAAAGCACCCAATGATGGATTAAAAAGAGTTTTTAATATTTTAGCTGAAGCAGAAATACAACATTATAATGTCTTCAAAAGTATGAGGGATAAAGATGGAACAAATTTTAAAACAATTAATATTTCAACGGATACAAAAACAATATTTGAAACTTTAAATGCGCAAAGAGATAATATAACTTTTGATGCAGACCAAGTTAAATTTTATGAAGATGCAATAAAAAGAGAAAAAGACTCATATCAATTTTATATAGATAAAGCTAATGAAGTTAATGACAAAGATGAAAAACAAGCATTTATAGATATTGCAAAAGAAGAACAAAAACACAAAGCTATTTTAGAAGAAATTATTCATTTTATTCAAGAACCAAATAATTGGGTCGCAAGTGCAGAATTTTAAATAGATTATCTATTTATTTTTCTCCAGATAGTTTTTCCTGTAGCACAAACTTTATTTGTTCCTTTGACTTTAATTGTATGAAGAAAAGAGTTATCATCTATATCTTTTTTTGTAGAAGATAAAATA from Malaciobacter molluscorum LMG 25693 includes:
- a CDS encoding GntP family permease — translated: MLVYILLIAIAFIVFATSKLKLHPFIALLIAAYGIAVSVGMGYTQIATTITKGFGNILAYIGIVIVLGTIIGVILEKSGAAIKMADVILKIVGKKRPVLAMSIIGYIVSIPVFCDSGFVILNALKRSLVRQLKVSGVAMSVALATGLFATHTLVPPTPGPIAAAGNLMVDNLGLVIIFGILISIITMLAGYFWAIYSGKIYTNGEDSLVDLEKDSEVIEKYGELPSAFKAFAPIFIPILLIATASIVKLLFTNMNDNILYKLFVFLGNPSNALFIGLLFAMTLLPKFDEERLSGWIGEGIKNAGEILIITGAGGALGLVLKESGIGAYLGDSLKTLSLGIFVPFIISAALKSAQGSSTTALVVTSSTILPLLASLGLDSEMGKVLTVMAIGAGAMTVSHANDSFFWVVSRFSQMDVATAYKSFTMATLIQGLVTILIVYILAAILL
- a CDS encoding ferritin-like domain-containing protein, with the protein product MNVYEYAMKVEKDGEAYYNYLASKAPNDGLKRVFNILAEAEIQHYNVFKSMRDKDGTNFKTINISTDTKTIFETLNAQRDNITFDADQVKFYEDAIKREKDSYQFYIDKANEVNDKDEKQAFIDIAKEEQKHKAILEEIIHFIQEPNNWVASAEF